From one Paramormyrops kingsleyae isolate MSU_618 chromosome 1, PKINGS_0.4, whole genome shotgun sequence genomic stretch:
- the mutyh gene encoding A/G-specific adenine DNA glycosylase isoform X4, with protein sequence MSSRKQLVEFLREWDRGGAAARSHMLEVFVGRSLGETGPELELRFAQAASLFLARLTAWVRLHYMFGTYLGLQLRAVSVFLSASNSHRYLTEFLEVGGVLTLLEILNQKQIKDEDKTEALRLLQIISNAGRKYKEFICENFGVRAIVECLAKSTSVDTKETASVLLESLAHGNYKYQKQVYKGLVALLQCTSPTAQQLALQNLRTAHKIVNSAHPKIIEPLLNMLKSLNLEVQYEAIELIRDLMAYDEVKPALLKGLVALLKPVKKEPQQYQILKDPERINMTASLPVFIQQAAAAKAIRMLSQGSSQLSHDLLHHDVMHHLLYAMGNREHADSQKQACLALKQFVHTHPVLEGHVQAAMGVTLFDLFMNNPEALYMKMNDIQADILVSNKTNISEVLEECAC encoded by the exons ATGTCCAGCAGAAAACAGCTGGTGGAGTTTCTGCGCGAATGGGACCGCGGCGGCGCGGCGGCGCGGAGCCACATGCTAGAGGTGTTCGTGGGCCGCAGTCTGGGGGAGACCGGCCCGGAGCTGGAGCTGCGCTTCGCCCAAGCGGCCAGTCTGTTTCTGGCCAGACTCACGGCGTGGGTTAGGCTGCA CTATATGTTTGGGACATACTTGGGGCTGCAGCTTAgagctgtgtctgtgtttctttcAGCTTCGAACAG TCACCGTTACCTCACTGAGTTTCTTGAAGTGGGAGGGGTTCTTACTCTGTTGGAAATCTTAAATCAGAAACAGATAAAAGATGAGGATAAGACAGAAGCCCTCCGTCTATTGCAGATCATTTCCAACGCGGGTCGGAAGTACAAAGAGTTCATTTGTGAAAACTTCG GAGTCCGAGCCATCGTGGAATGTCTGGCCAAGTCCACATCTGTGGACACCAAGGAGACAGCCAGTGTCCTGCTGGAGTCCCTGGCTCATGGCAACTATAAATACCAGAAGCAGGTCTACAAAGGGCTAGTGGCCTTGCTGCAGTGCACTTCCCCTACGGCTCAGCAACTTGCTCTGCAGAACCTCCGCACTGCACAT AAAATTGTGAATTCTGCTCATCCTAAAATTATAGAGCCTTTGTTGAATATGCTGAAGTCATTAAACCTTGAAGTCCAATATGAAG CTATAGAATTAATCAGAGATTTAATGGCATATGATGAAGTTAAACCAGCTCTTCTGAAGGGTCTGGTCGCTTTGTTGAAACCAGTGAAAAAAGAACCACAGCAATATCAAATCCTTAAAG atcctGAAAGAATCAACATGACGGCATCGTTGCCTGTTTTTATTCAACAAGCAGCTGCAGCAAAAGCTATAAG GATGCTGTCGCAGGGCAGCAGTCAGCTGTCACATGATCTGCTTCACCATGATGTAATGCATCATCTGCTGTATGCCATGGGTAACAGGGAGCATGCTGATTCCCAGAAGCAGGCCTGCCTGGCTCTGAAG CAATTTGTCCACACTCACCCAGTCCTGGAGGGGCATGTACAAGCAGCAATGGGGGTCACGTTGTTTGACTTGTTCATG